One Capsicum annuum cultivar UCD-10X-F1 chromosome 2, UCD10Xv1.1, whole genome shotgun sequence genomic window carries:
- the LOC107859762 gene encoding MLO-like protein 10: MAGGGDSTSRELDQTPTWAVAGVCAVIILISIALEKIIHKLGTWLTDRHKKALFEALEKVKAELMILGFISLTLVFSQYYIAGICIPPSVADTMLPCPAVHKDTEKEEEHRRKLLWYERRILAGAEPKCKEGRVPLITVDALHQIHILIFFLAVLHVLYSAITMWLGRLKIRGWKSWEQETSTHSYEFSNDPSRFRLTHETSFVRAHTSFWTRIPIFFYIGCFFRQFFKSVSKSDYLALRNGFISVHLAPGSKFNFQKYIKRSLEDDFKVVVGVSPVLWASFVLFLLLNVSGWQALFWASLIPLIIILAVGTKLQAILTRMALDITERHAVVQGIPLVQASDKYFWFGRPRLVLHLIHFALFQNAFQITYFLWIWYEYGLKSCFHEAFELVIAKIVIGVGVLFLCSYITLPLYALITQMGSHMKKSIFDEQTSKALKKWHMAVKKRTGRGDRSPTRTLGSASPRSAMSSPVHPAGAALHRYKTTGHSSRFQGYSDQEASDLENDPTTPMTRAEIATATHISHDDSEIHVHVPTNGESTRNEDDFSFVKPAPQR, translated from the exons TGGTTGACTGACAGGCATAAAAAAGCTCTCTTCGAGGCCTTGGAGAAGGTTAAGGCCG AGTTGATGATTCTCGGTTTCATCTCGTTAACCCTAGTATTTAGTCAATATTACATTGCTGGAATTTGTATTCCCCCAAGTGTTGCTGATACAATGCTGCCATGCCCTGCGGTGCACAAAGATACTGAAAAGGAGGAGGAACACCGTAGGAAGCTTTTATGGTATGAGCGTAGAATTTTGGCTGGTGCAGAGCCTAAATGCAAAGAG GGACGTGTACCTCTCATTACTGTTGACGCACTGCATCAAATACacatccttattttctttttggcAGTCCTTCATGTGTTATACAGTGCTATTACCATGTGGCTGGGAAGACTTAAG ATTCGTGGCTGGAAAAGTTGGGAGCAAGAGACTTCAACCCATAGTTACGAGTTTTCAAATG ATCCTTCAAGATTTAGACTTACTCATGAGACATCTTTTGTCAGAGCGCATACTAGTTTCTGGACAAGGATCCCGATCTTCTTTTACATT GGATGCTTCTTCAGACAATTTTTCAAGTCTGTCAGTAAGTCAGACTATTTGGCCCTGCGCAATGGTTTCATTAGT GTTCATCTTGCTCCTGGAAGTAAATTTAACTTCCAAAAGTATATCAAGAGGTCATTAGAGGATGATTTCAAGGTAGTTGTCGGTGTCAG TCCAGTTTTATGGGCATCATTCGTGCTTTTCTTGCTTCTGAATGTTAGCG GGTGGCAAGCGTTGTTCTGGGCATCCTTAATTCCTCTGATT ATCATTTTAGCTGTTGGAACAAAGCTTCAGGCTATTTTGACTAGGATGGCCCTTGACATCACAGAGAGACATGCAGTAGTTCAAGGAATCCCTCTTGTACAAGCCTCAGACAAATATTTTTGGTTTGGTCGACCACGACTGGTTCTTCACCTCATCCATTTTGCCTTATTTCAG AATGCATTCCAGATAACATATTTTCTGTGGATATGG TATGAGTATGGGCTAAAATCTTGCTTCCACGAGGCGTTTGAGCTGGTCATTGCAAAAATTGTTATAGG GGTGGGAGTCTTATTCCTATGCAGTTATATCACTCTTCCACTTTATGCCCTTATAACTCAG ATGGGATCCCATATGAAAAAATCCATCTTTGATGAGCAAACCTCCAAAGCACTGAAGAAGTGGCATATGGCTGTGAAGAAGCGGACGGGTAGGGGAGACAGGTCCCCTACCCGTACGCTGGGTAGTGCTAGTCCAAGGTCCGCAATGAGCTCACCCGTGCACCCAGCAGGCGCTGCACTTCATCGTTACAAAACTACCGGTCACTCTTCACGCTTCCAGGGCTACAGTGATCAAGAAGCATCCGACCTTGAAAATGATCCAACAACACCGATGACGCGTGCAGAGATTGCAACTGCTACACATATTAGTCATGATGACTCAGAAATTCATGTACATGTTCCTACAAATGGAGAATCTACTAGGAATGAAGATGACTTCTCATTTGTGAAGCCTGCTCCTCAAAGGTGA